CGGTGATACTAAAAAATCACAGGATCATCGAATTTAAGGCAAACAATACTTGGTCACTTGCAAGGAAGTGAGCAACAGGAATCcaaagctaaaaaaaaaaaaaagctgggcATTTAATAAACTGCAAAATGGTAAAACTTAGGCATCACTAACCCCAAATTTTGTAGGTGGTAGTCCATGTCCCAAAAGCGCGCCAACATAAACCGGAATATTGGCAACAAAAACCGAATTGAGAGAACAGGTACCTGTAAGCCATGAGCCAATGTACATCTTGAAAAACAGTTGAACCTTATTCGATGAGTTTGAGTTTTAGACAAATGAAAAATGCAAAACTCCTGCAAACTGGCATGAAATCTAGAGTAGATTGGGGCTTGAATATAATGATGCAAGAATAATATACAACCATTTGGCACTACATATCTCATTCTAACATGCTAACCTGAAGTTGTCGAACCTTTCTGCTCCATTCAGATGGTGTTGTTCCTGGTCTAGTCTTCAAGGCTTAGTCTCTGCTGGAACGATGGATGATCATCAAATGCATCAGCGACCAAATAGTGTGGGAACAAATCGTCTGAAACAAAGGACTAGAGCTAATTAGCAATTTTAAGCTGTCAAAAGCTGCTTTGAAGAAAGAGAAGTGAATTGGGAGTCGGTACTTTCCTTTGACCAACATTATTTTCATTACAGAATTTCTCATCCGAGCACAGTTCTCCTTTGATCATCTATAAGAATTGACAAGCTACAAGTTTGGGCAGCTACTGTTGTTAAAGAAAATTTCAAGACTCTGGGCCCAGCATAGATGAAAGTGTGAAAAGTGTCACTAACATCCTAAAATAAAAGAGTGAtgtaattttgcattattgatgcAAAAACATTACTAGTCAGGAAGCTGCATAACACAACACTATCTACAAATTCCTCCTCTGTTTGTTTCCATCCATTAATCTTCACAAATGAGTATTTTCAGGAAAAAATGTCAGCATGGATCTTCAAGGAAAAAGCCAGGTGCATCAGCTATGCCATATATTATGTTTTCCTTGCTGTGCGCTGTGAGCAGAATGGACTTCCTTCTTTGGACAATAATATTGTCatcagcttaggaaatatctaccACTGCATGGAATGAGTCCTTCGGAGAACAGGCAGTGGTTTCCTGCTCTCATTAACTGGGATAATATTCACCATAAGCTGAAAAAGATCAAAGTAGCAAGAACAATTAACTCTActgttcataaaatttaaaagggcTTCACAGGTTACAACCATAGTACAAGTGGAAAAGTATGAAAAAATATTCATAAGCAGCCATAATAACTAATTGAGAAAGCTGTTCACTAAAATTAGAATGTCGAACCAAATTGGGAGCTGTACTTAGCTCTTTGTGAAACCAAATTGAATTCGTGTTGTTCATAGGAAGAAATAGAATTGAGatcttacacacacacacacacacacacacacacacacatatatatatatatatatcaagttcCTGACGTGATATCATCTCATGGATAGGGTCAAGCAAGTGTtttgagcaaaaataattgcatcCTTGGATTTTCATCTTGATGGCCCTCTGAACTTTCTTTCTCAAGATGCAACCATAATTTTTGCCAACTATCTTCTTAATCATTATTTAATAGAAAATATCCATCAAGTCCATCAATAAAAGCACATGTACTAAATACAAGGAAAATTTGGAAAAATAGGAAATGGCAAAGATACTAACTGTAGtacaaaaatcatgacatcacacTTTCTAGTCATTGTGCATAACTCCCTAGACAACCTTAATGACCTTTTGTAGAAAAGCGTTCCTATTTCAATGGAGTTTAAAATGTTAAAACAGGCATTGGGCAAAACTTGAGAATAGGTTGGATAAAACAGGGATTGGACATGAAACTTAAAAGTTGCGCCTGAGTTACTTGTAAAGTTATGCCTATCATGTCTCCTGATATTAGACTAATGAATTATCACAATCGcccatgcaaaaataaaattccaTGTGGAAGGCAGCCCAAAATCAACCTCCCGGATTCTCATATTGGACCAACccaaaataatattattcttGGAGTAAACAAGGTCAAAATCATCTTCGCATGTGCCAACCCACAAGGACAGGCCCATGAAGTTACTCCTGTTTCAATCATCATGGCCTGATAAACTATTATCCCGGAAATTTGGATAGAATTGTTATTAATCACTAACAAAAAACAATAAGGTCCAAGTCAAATGGCAACTCTATTAAGTATTTACTTAACCAGACCAATTATCATGCTAGAAGGCAACTAGGAGAAATGCAATGTGTTCTTCTAGTGTACCTCATCATGATTAATGTGCCATAACTCGAGAATAGGCCTTAATCATGAAAGATATATTACTAAAGCTCAAGTCTAACAGTACCTCTATCATCTTTAATAAACCAACCACTAACATGCCAGAATTAAGGCAGGAAAGATATAAAGCAATGTGTTCTACTGCACCTCAGCTGGACTGTCCTTGGCCTGTAGACTAGTCTCCCAATCTCCAACCTACTCATCTCCACAAACTTCCAATCCCCTCTACCAATCTCTGATGACAAATCAAATAATGTTTTTTGAAATTATCAGAGTTCAGATTCTCATGACCCCTTTTTGTCTCTTCAGAGAAGATTCTATCCACTGCAGAGCAATAAGATCTCCATGAGAGTAGCTAGTCAATTCCAATAACTCGTACAATCGATCACCAACAAAACTCATAGAAGGAACATCCACAACCTTAACCGTCTTCTAAAGAATTTAACAACAACTTGTTAAGTATTAGCAAGACATCTTGATAAATGGAATGTGAACATCACTACAAAGCAAACAACCAAAAAGCAAAGAACACATAATTGAGACCAAGGCAGCACAATTGAAACTATACTTGCTTAGAAAGATTTGATTTtacacaaaaaaaaatgatttatgcACTCCTATATGTAATGAATCTATTGGACCGATATTTCCAGATACCAAAGTACGAGAGGAGAATAACAGAGTGTGTGTGTGAGACAGAGATAGAGAGAGGCACATATATCACAACATTTACAGAGAAATAACAAGAGAAGGGTGTAAGTAGAGCAAGATCATAAACACCAGATATAGTTCCAGCAAATTATATTGAAAAGAAGTGATATGCCAACTTTTGTAACTATTAAAATTTAACAACTAAAAAAACTATAAAATTTATCTTGTTCAAAGAGAGAGACATTGGCACTTAGAGAGGAATATTTAAATTAAGAGTGAGACAAGAATGCAAAGAGGCAAATAGATAATGAGAAGCATACAACAGAAAAATGAGCCGAAGAGAGAGCACAAACAAAAACATGAGAGTGAGTCAGCGACACTTCGAGTAGAtcatattaaaagaaagaaatataccaACCTTATCAGGGAAACGATCTAAATATGTCTCAAGATGATGACGAGGTTTAGCATAAAATGGAGTTCTTAACGCCTGGAAATAAAGCAATATAATAGCAGAACTACAATCATCCTAATCCATTCTATCAGCataagaaagatatttttcactagAAATTACAGAAGTGTGCACCTGCTGAAATCTCATCTTGTGCTGCTCCTCCTGCAACCATATAAACTTATGATCATAAAAAATGATTATAAAAATTAGATGTCAAGAAAGCACAAAATATCATTTGATTCCACTGAGCAACAAGTAAGACTGTCCCTCGACAAGACAATTTACACCAGGCATATGTCTTTCAATCAAAAGATGTTGTGCATGATTTTGCTGTTCAAACTGTAAGATCACCCACTCATGCCAAATAAAGAATGTTCAAAATCATCACATTCTAATGTCATCCCTAAATGAAATTATTGAGAAGGTACAAGGTCTATTTGTGCCGTGGTTGAGAGTAAGTACTTGGTAATATAAGAAAAACAGAAATATTTCAATTGAAATGACCTCATGTTATATGTCTAAACTCATCCTGTCAATTTACCCATCAAATAAGTTTGAATTCTCGACAGAGACTCCAACATAAATTGGATGATGTCCTTTAATAAGGAAGCCATAGAAAAGAAAAGGTAGGATCCTACTAAATAAATACCTGTTCTCTTACTAGCGCAACGTTTTCCTCCTCCAACCGTGTCACCAGAGACTCAAGCTCTACAGTGTAAGCCTGAAAGGAACCAAACACTGTAAGTATTAGCCTGCAACAACATCTGACCAGCACAAAGTTGGGGGAATAAGAAAGAATGAGAACGCAGACCTGTTTCCTCTCTCTCGACCTCGCAGCCGACTCCCTGTTCTTGATCATCCTCTTCTGCCTCCGCAGCACCACTTTATCCACTGGATCATCCAACACCACTCTCTTCCTCGCTCTCCGCCCTCCACTCTCCAAGGCACTCCCAAACCCCAGCATCGGATTCTCCAGCGGCAACTGCTGCTCCTGCTGACAAAACCGCCCACCGATCGCCGGATCCACCACGAACCCTGTCGAAACCCCGACGTCCTCCTCCCTCACTGCGCCAGTCCTCGCCAAGAACTCCTCGAGGGTCACCTCCCCGTCTGCCCCCGCCGCCGCGTCCTCGTACCCCGATCCAGCCCCGTCGGGGATCTCCCAAACCACATCCGCCGTCGTGCCAGCGGCGTTCCTAGGCAGGGGCAGGGGGAACGGCGGCTGGGCGCAGAAACCGCGGAGGAGGTGGTCCATGCTCACGGATCCGAGGGCCTCAGTCTGGTCGCACGATGCGGCGGAGGCATACGCGGAAGATTGGCGGGCGACGTCGGAGCTCGCGGACGACGAGGGCGACGCCATCACCCGTGGCGACGCCATGCGAGGTAGGAATGAGGGGCTAGGGTTCCTTCTGCTTCTAGTCTCGCGGCGTGGGTTTGTGCGGTTTTGTCCACCGATCTCggtcggagagagagagagagagagagagaggatgagttCGAAATGGGAATTCAAGAAGCTTGAGGGGCTCGTGAGCGAAAATTTAAAGCAGGGGGAACGTGGATAAAAGTTAGGCGTCTCATCCAGGGGACCGGCATGCGTCAGTCGAACCACACCGCAATGTAGGATCTGGACGGTCCGATTACGTGGACCCTCAGCAGGCAGGACCCGCCGTGGATAGGTCACCGTGGCGAGTCAACATTGACCCATGAATACGCCTTTGAGATTCGCACATGGTTTCGAGAGCCTTCGGGATTCGTGCATCGACTTGACAGAAGACCGTCACGAGCGGTAGCCGTTGTGCTAACACGATTCGGATCACATGTTCAGAAGCTCACTCAACAGCCTGCGGCTCCCATTCTCCCTGTCATAAGGAGTTGGGCTCCCATCTCCAAATTACACCTTCCCTTCAAAGGGCACATGACTTCCTCTCAGTTGCACTTGCACCATTAAAGGCATGCAGAATCCCTGATACCACCTTTGCACCTAATAGCTGAAAGCCATGCAAACTCTCCCAAGAAAGCCAAGTGGCTGCTGCCTATGAACTATACTTTAATATACCAAACCAAAAAAGAAATGAAcgaaaacaaagaaaaatgagGACTTTTGTCACTGTTAATCGACCATTTAATACATTTTTTAGGGCCTTGGTGTCCTAAGAATGTACCAGAGAGAATATCTCTGTTGACCAACCAAAGTAGCTCACATTGCAATGACATCAGGGAAAGAGTCCTCGATGCGTTGTTTGTATGGAACAATGACAGCACGTAACAAGCACTTGATGGAAATACAAACTGGCAATTCCGGAGCACATTGCAAGACTGAAGAATACCTTCAGATATCAGAAGAAAATGCATGATAAGAATCTGGTGCCCGATCGAGATTCTCCCTTAAGCCAACTGAGGCATAGAAGCAGAATGAAATACTGTTTCAAAGGTGAAACAAAAATTTTAGTGCTCCAGATGGAAAACATATTCTGTTAAACGCTGTAATTTGCTGGGATCTAATTTCTGCTCGGTGATGATCTTGGGCTTCTTCACAGTCAGCATCTTCGATGACGAATCCAATGTCCACCCATGCTGCAATGCATCTGCACGTAGCAAACACATTCACAATCACTTAAGCAATTTACCAAAGAAGTCATATCACCAAAACTAAAACAAACCTACCAAATTCCTATGTAAGGCATTAAAGGCGTTCAAAGGGATGCAATGGTCATTAATGGTGCTTGGTTCCTGAGTTTGCGTGGCATAACTTAGTTAGCACTAACATACAAAATCTGACAGAAAAAGAATTAACTAGTGTAGTTCAATTTTTAGACTCTCACTTGACCCTCTTCTAGTCTTATTCAATTCTATCTCAACTTGGCAGTCGATCAGCAACTTTTCAGTGGAGAGCAAACAGGTAACTGTATGCTTTACTATTGGCCAGAGATGATAATATGGAGGTTGGTGGGTCATATCGAGACAGAAACCAGATTCCAAGTGGTTTCCAGCAGCTCTGTGAAAGGCTTCAGTAAGAGATTCAAGTGATTCGGATGAAAGCATAGGACACTAGATTTTGTTGTAATCAAAGCTCCTTCCAGTGCTCTGTTTTGGAGAACCCCTGTTCGTGCTTTGCAAATTTCTAATTGAGAAACATGAAGGAATATAGTACTGTTCTAAGACTTGCAACATCTTATCCAAGAAGATTTGGCTCAAAGGCGCTTCCAAAAGATCTAGTCCTCaacataaaagataaaaagacatttggtatcagactgGTGGTCCATTGCATGATTAAAATTTTTCCATATCCTATGTAAGCCAAAGATGACTAAGATAAAATATAGATCATAAAAGTGATGCTAACACTCAATCTATATATCCATATTCTAGGAAAGGTGGCAGGTCAAGGAAGATGATTATCAACAGA
This Musa acuminata AAA Group cultivar baxijiao chromosome BXJ1-2, Cavendish_Baxijiao_AAA, whole genome shotgun sequence DNA region includes the following protein-coding sequences:
- the LOC135610093 gene encoding bZIP transcription factor 12-like, whose translation is MASPRVMASPSSSASSDVARQSSAYASAASCDQTEALGSVSMDHLLRGFCAQPPFPLPLPRNAAGTTADVVWEIPDGAGSGYEDAAAGADGEVTLEEFLARTGAVREEDVGVSTGFVVDPAIGGRFCQQEQQLPLENPMLGFGSALESGGRRARKRVVLDDPVDKVVLRRQKRMIKNRESAARSRERKQAYTVELESLVTRLEEENVALVREQEEQHKMRFQQLMVNIIPVNESRKPLPVLRRTHSMQW